Proteins encoded by one window of Anaerolineales bacterium:
- a CDS encoding arylsulfatase → MSLKEYKPGTAFNGVVGRSYDVSEQAWPEPKRAREGSPNVLFIVLDDVGFGQLGCYGSPIKTPNMDALAENGLRYNNMHTTALCSPTRSCIMTGRNHHSNAMACITEGSTGFPGYNANIPLENGFLSEILLQNGYSTYAVGKWHLTPADQISAAGPYERWPLGRGFERFYGFLGGETHQYYPELVYDNHQVEPPKTPEEGYHLTEDLVDKAISFIADAKQVAPDKPFFMYFCPGAMHAPHHVRKEWSDKYKGVFDEGWDAYRERTFARQKEMGLVPADAELSRHDPDVAQWDSLSADEKKLYAHMMEVFAGFMEHTDFHLGRLFNFLKAIGEFENTLIMLISDNGASSEGGPTGSVNENLFFNQVKEDLKTNLEHIDELGSPSTFNHYAWGWTWAGDTPFRRWKRETYRGGITDPFIVHFPMGFKARGEVRIQYTHAIDMVPTVLDLLGIEPPTSIKGVTQSPMEGVSFAHTLDDSNAKSKRHTQYFEMLGHRSIYHEGWRAVCPWPGPSFTEAGTGFGNPITASKLTELDAKGWELYHVDEDFAENHNIAEVNRAKLIELIATWYVEAGKYHVLPVDGRGMPRMLDERPQITKDRTHYTFFPHTQAVPYNAGPRLLNRTHSITADVEIPPEGVEGALVSFGGVDGGYALYVKDGKLQYVQNYVARDYLHVVSDIPVPVGHHELRFEFEVSGAPDFANGKGTPGRAQLYIDSKLVGQTDFTHTTPFSLGLTGGITVGADPGAPVAPFYEPPFEFTGTIHSVTFDVSGELIQDSEAELRLIMARQ, encoded by the coding sequence ATGTCCCTAAAAGAGTACAAGCCCGGAACAGCTTTCAACGGTGTTGTCGGACGATCCTACGATGTCTCTGAGCAAGCCTGGCCAGAGCCAAAGCGTGCCAGAGAAGGCTCACCTAACGTGCTTTTCATTGTCCTGGATGATGTTGGCTTTGGACAGCTCGGCTGCTACGGCAGCCCGATCAAGACCCCCAATATGGATGCCCTGGCGGAAAATGGCCTGCGCTACAACAACATGCACACCACGGCGCTGTGCTCACCCACGCGCTCCTGCATCATGACCGGGCGCAACCACCATTCCAATGCCATGGCCTGCATCACCGAGGGTTCGACCGGTTTCCCTGGCTATAATGCCAATATCCCATTGGAGAACGGTTTCCTCTCGGAGATCCTGCTGCAGAACGGCTACAGCACCTATGCAGTCGGCAAATGGCACCTGACTCCCGCTGACCAGATTTCAGCTGCTGGCCCATACGAACGATGGCCGTTGGGGCGGGGTTTTGAGCGCTTCTATGGATTTCTAGGTGGCGAAACCCACCAGTACTACCCCGAGCTGGTTTATGACAACCACCAGGTGGAGCCTCCCAAGACGCCCGAAGAGGGCTATCACCTGACCGAGGACCTGGTGGATAAGGCGATCAGCTTCATCGCCGATGCCAAGCAGGTGGCGCCAGATAAGCCCTTCTTCATGTATTTCTGCCCCGGCGCCATGCACGCTCCCCACCATGTGCGCAAGGAATGGTCCGATAAGTATAAAGGGGTATTCGATGAGGGCTGGGATGCCTACCGTGAAAGAACCTTCGCCCGCCAGAAGGAGATGGGGCTGGTTCCGGCGGATGCCGAGCTTTCCCGGCATGATCCCGATGTTGCTCAATGGGATTCGCTTTCAGCGGATGAGAAAAAACTTTATGCACACATGATGGAAGTCTTCGCCGGCTTCATGGAACATACCGATTTCCATCTGGGTAGGTTGTTCAACTTCCTGAAAGCGATTGGCGAGTTCGAAAACACCCTGATCATGCTGATCTCTGATAACGGTGCCAGCTCTGAGGGCGGACCGACCGGTTCGGTCAACGAAAACTTGTTCTTCAATCAGGTTAAAGAGGACCTGAAAACAAACCTGGAACATATTGACGAGCTTGGTAGTCCCAGCACGTTCAACCATTATGCCTGGGGCTGGACCTGGGCTGGTGATACGCCTTTCCGCCGTTGGAAGCGTGAAACCTACCGCGGTGGGATCACTGATCCGTTCATTGTACACTTCCCCATGGGCTTTAAAGCCAGGGGCGAAGTACGCATCCAATATACGCATGCCATCGATATGGTTCCCACCGTGCTGGATCTTTTGGGAATCGAGCCACCTACCAGCATTAAAGGTGTCACACAATCACCAATGGAAGGGGTCAGCTTTGCCCACACCCTAGATGATTCGAATGCGAAAAGCAAGCGTCATACCCAGTACTTTGAAATGCTTGGGCACCGTTCTATCTACCATGAAGGCTGGCGGGCAGTCTGCCCCTGGCCTGGCCCGTCATTCACCGAGGCTGGTACCGGTTTCGGAAATCCGATCACGGCTTCAAAGCTGACTGAGCTGGATGCCAAAGGTTGGGAGCTCTACCACGTGGACGAGGATTTTGCCGAAAACCATAACATCGCCGAAGTGAACCGCGCCAAGCTGATCGAGCTGATCGCCACCTGGTATGTCGAAGCAGGGAAATACCACGTGCTGCCGGTGGATGGGCGCGGCATGCCACGCATGCTTGACGAACGCCCCCAGATCACCAAGGACCGTACGCATTACACCTTCTTCCCACACACGCAAGCTGTGCCTTACAATGCAGGCCCGCGCTTGCTTAACCGCACACATAGTATTACGGCTGATGTGGAAATCCCACCTGAGGGTGTGGAAGGCGCTTTGGTTTCATTTGGTGGTGTCGACGGCGGTTATGCTCTGTATGTAAAGGATGGCAAGCTCCAGTACGTCCAAAACTATGTGGCGCGCGACTACCTGCATGTGGTCAGTGACATTCCAGTCCCAGTAGGTCATCACGAACTGCGCTTTGAATTCGAGGTGTCTGGTGCGCCAGACTTTGCCAACGGCAAGGGCACTCCTGGCCGCGCCCAGCTGTATATCGATAGCAAACTCGTCGGTCAAACTGATTTCACCCACACCACGCCGTTCAGCCTGGGGCTGACAGGTGGTATCACGGTTGGCGCCGATCCTGGAGCACCGGTGGCACCTTTCTACGAGCCACCCTTTGAGTTCACCGGTACGATCCACAGCGTAACATTTGATGTAAGCGGAGAACTTATCCAGGATAGCGAAGCGGAGCTGCGCCTCATCATGGCGCGACAATAA
- a CDS encoding transporter, whose amino-acid sequence MDLYKLLMLIMNLSTLVFVVTSMLAMGFSLAITQIVAPLRNARLVILALIANFVVVPAIAYLITSIYPLADGLKIGLLLVSAAAGAPFLPKLAQIAKGNLAFSVGLMVLLMVFTVGYLPIVLPLLLQGISVNPWSIARPLILLMLIPLSIGLIIKARYAGIAGTLHPFMARVSTTALILVIAAGLLANLKAVLGVVGSIQIIAVLLFLALAFIFGYFLGGKDGGIRSVLGLGTAQRNLSAALVIATANFAGNPDVIVMVLVLGLMDLTVLLITAYTLARRNYEPQPI is encoded by the coding sequence ATGGATCTGTATAAACTGCTAATGCTCATCATGAACCTCTCCACGCTGGTCTTTGTAGTGACCAGTATGTTGGCGATGGGCTTCAGCCTGGCGATTACCCAGATCGTCGCCCCACTACGCAATGCCCGCCTGGTTATCCTGGCACTGATTGCTAATTTTGTCGTTGTACCGGCCATAGCCTATCTAATTACATCAATCTATCCTCTCGCCGACGGTTTGAAGATTGGTTTGCTTCTAGTCTCTGCTGCAGCTGGGGCACCATTCCTACCCAAGCTGGCTCAAATAGCCAAAGGTAACCTGGCCTTCTCTGTGGGTTTAATGGTGCTCTTGATGGTGTTTACCGTCGGTTATTTGCCAATCGTTCTGCCCCTTCTATTACAAGGTATCTCGGTTAATCCCTGGAGTATTGCCCGCCCGCTGATACTCCTGATGTTGATCCCACTGTCGATCGGCTTGATTATCAAGGCGCGCTACGCTGGGATTGCCGGTACCCTGCATCCCTTCATGGCTCGGGTATCCACCACCGCCCTTATTCTTGTAATTGCCGCGGGTTTGCTAGCGAATTTGAAAGCCGTCCTTGGGGTGGTCGGTAGCATCCAGATCATCGCTGTACTGCTTTTTTTGGCACTGGCGTTCATCTTCGGTTATTTTCTCGGAGGAAAGGATGGCGGAATCCGCTCTGTACTGGGCCTGGGCACTGCCCAGCGTAACCTGTCTGCTGCATTAGTGATCGCTACAGCCAATTTTGCTGGTAATCCTGATGTAATCGTGATGGTGCTCGTGCTCGGTCTGATGGATCTGACGGTTTTGCTAATTACAGCGTACACACTAGCGAGAAGAAATTATGAGCCACAACCCATCTGA